In the genome of Bacillus sp. S3, one region contains:
- the pseG gene encoding UDP-2,4-diacetamido-2,4,6-trideoxy-beta-L-altropyranose hydrolase, which yields MNICFRVDSSTKIGTGHVVRCLTLADELSKNGHNITFICRRLTGHSVHLINNKCYASHLLHYREDQENFQWKIDADETITILTETLAPIDWLIIDHYEISKEWEASLLPYVKKIMVIDDLANREHVCDMIVDQTFGETGERYQGLLPSSCIGLFGLDFAILRPQFREHRKNSFHINNNLITIHVFFGGNDYKGHTGKFSNLILKHFPKLFVKAVIGENYLNIDSIHELSKKYGNRFQWKQNIENMAEYMAECDLAIGAAGSTTWERACVGLPAAYLSINSNQIKILETLEKRGFCRYFGDADTLEENQFIIQTQRFISDKNLTNAMYQKCIQSVDGFGTKRIFESLIS from the coding sequence ATGAACATTTGTTTTCGAGTAGATTCATCAACGAAAATCGGAACTGGTCATGTTGTAAGGTGCTTAACGTTGGCGGACGAATTATCGAAAAACGGCCACAATATCACGTTTATTTGCCGAAGACTTACAGGCCATTCTGTTCATTTAATCAATAATAAATGTTATGCCTCCCACCTCCTTCACTATAGAGAGGACCAAGAAAACTTTCAATGGAAAATCGATGCCGATGAGACCATCACTATTCTTACAGAAACATTAGCTCCCATTGATTGGCTTATTATTGATCATTATGAAATTAGTAAGGAGTGGGAAGCCTCTCTTCTTCCTTATGTCAAAAAGATTATGGTGATCGATGATTTAGCCAACCGAGAACATGTCTGTGACATGATAGTAGATCAAACGTTCGGTGAAACAGGAGAACGTTACCAAGGATTATTGCCTTCGAGTTGCATAGGTTTATTTGGATTAGATTTTGCTATTTTACGCCCACAATTTAGGGAACACAGAAAAAATAGCTTTCACATCAATAACAACCTTATTACCATTCATGTTTTTTTTGGTGGCAATGACTATAAAGGCCATACTGGAAAGTTTAGTAACCTGATTTTAAAACATTTCCCAAAGCTTTTTGTAAAAGCAGTAATCGGTGAAAATTATTTGAACATAGACTCTATACACGAACTGTCTAAAAAATACGGAAACAGGTTCCAATGGAAACAAAACATTGAAAATATGGCTGAATATATGGCTGAGTGTGATCTAGCTATTGGTGCAGCTGGATCAACCACATGGGAAAGAGCCTGTGTTGGATTGCCGGCTGCATATCTATCAATCAACAGCAATCAAATTAAGATACTCGAAACCTTAGAAAAAAGGGGATTTTGCCGATACTTTGGTGATGCTGATACGTTGGAGGAAAATCAATTTATCATTCAAACCCAAAGATTTATTAGTGATAAAAACCTAACAAATGCAATGTATCAAAAGTGTATCCAATCTGTCGATGGTTTCGGAACAAAAAGAATTTTCGAATCATTGATTTCATAA
- a CDS encoding GNAT family N-acetyltransferase — MNICLFHKNCRLIPYAECHHQQTVEWLNNPVVFKSFGLTKKVTIESHRQWIKSLNQTLIWAIFDSTNIYCGNILLFINPQHYSAFFQLYIGRDDVRGKGIGYSSLAAVVQYAFDCLKLNRIWLQVFPDNIYAIKLYKKIGFVQEGIEKQSNYFEGHFRDQLRFSLLKEDWKKNKGELL, encoded by the coding sequence ATGAATATTTGTCTATTTCATAAAAATTGCCGGCTTATCCCATACGCTGAATGCCACCACCAGCAAACTGTTGAGTGGCTAAATAACCCGGTGGTATTCAAAAGTTTTGGGCTTACTAAAAAAGTCACTATTGAATCGCATCGTCAATGGATAAAATCATTGAATCAAACCCTTATTTGGGCAATTTTCGATTCAACCAACATCTATTGTGGAAACATCCTTTTATTCATCAATCCTCAACATTATTCTGCATTTTTCCAATTATATATCGGGAGAGATGATGTAAGGGGTAAAGGGATTGGTTATTCCTCTTTGGCAGCTGTCGTCCAATATGCCTTCGACTGTCTCAAACTCAATCGAATCTGGCTGCAGGTCTTCCCTGATAACATCTATGCGATTAAACTGTATAAAAAAATCGGGTTTGTGCAAGAAGGAATTGAAAAACAATCGAATTACTTTGAAGGACACTTTCGGGATCAATTAAGATTCTCACTATTGAAAGAGGATTGGAAGAAGAATAAAGGAGAATTGCTATGA
- a CDS encoding cytidylyltransferase domain-containing protein has translation MKIGAIIQARMGSTRLPGKILKKVLGKTLLEYQIERVKRSKLINEIVIATTISDNDTPIVELCESLGISYYRGSEDDVLSRYYEAANEFSFETIIRLTSDCPLIDHEIIDQTIELYLSNQFDYTANIINRKFPRGLDVEVFSKETLKKLHETARKHGHREHVTTFIFDHQELFKMGSLEAAEDFSHLRWTVDTIEDFLLIEKILTAIYPVHPTFLTKDVIELLNRNKDWMLLNSAIQQKKY, from the coding sequence ATGAAGATTGGTGCCATTATTCAGGCAAGAATGGGTTCAACAAGACTGCCTGGGAAAATATTAAAGAAAGTGCTTGGAAAAACGCTATTAGAATATCAAATTGAACGAGTAAAACGTTCGAAGCTGATAAATGAAATCGTTATAGCCACCACCATATCAGATAATGACACTCCCATTGTGGAACTATGTGAATCACTAGGAATATCCTATTATCGCGGCTCTGAGGACGATGTGCTTTCTCGTTATTATGAAGCTGCAAATGAATTTTCATTTGAGACCATTATTAGATTAACTTCAGATTGTCCCCTTATTGATCATGAAATCATCGATCAAACCATTGAACTTTATTTGAGTAACCAATTTGACTATACAGCCAACATTATTAATAGGAAATTCCCTCGTGGGCTTGATGTGGAAGTCTTTTCTAAAGAGACATTAAAGAAACTTCACGAAACCGCTCGTAAACATGGTCATCGAGAACATGTTACCACATTTATATTTGATCATCAGGAGTTATTCAAAATGGGCTCTTTGGAAGCTGCCGAGGATTTTAGTCATTTGCGCTGGACAGTAGACACAATAGAAGACTTTTTATTAATTGAAAAGATCCTTACGGCCATTTATCCCGTTCACCCTACATTTTTAACAAAAGATGTAATCGAACTATTAAATAGAAACAAAGACTGGATGTTATTAAACTCAGCGATTCAACAAAAAAAATATTAA
- the pseC gene encoding UDP-4-amino-4,6-dideoxy-N-acetyl-beta-L-altrosamine transaminase: protein MNQKPIRDTYLPYGRQWIDNDDIEAVVEVLKGDFLTTGPFVYKFEEAIADYVGAKYAVSFANGTAALHGACFAAGITAGDEVITTPLTFAASANCILYQGGTPVFADINEKTYNIDPKEIEKCIRPRTKAIIPVDFTGQPACLDEIGEIAKKHNLVVIEDAAHALGATYRGKKIGSISDMTMFSFHPVKHITTGEGGMITTNNKDYYEKLLQFRTHGITRDPGKLLNNHGPWYYEMQFLGFNYRLTDIQAALGISQLQKIDQFIERRTKYAAMYTEAFINIPEIITPFQDSDGVSSWHLYVIQLDLTRLSTDRAEIYRTLLDHNIGVNVHYLPIHLLPYYKELGFKHGDLPISEFLYEAILTLPLFPLMNETDVEDVIRAVKETITLYSKGV from the coding sequence GTGAATCAGAAGCCAATTAGAGACACCTATCTTCCGTATGGCCGCCAGTGGATTGATAATGACGATATTGAAGCGGTCGTTGAAGTATTAAAAGGCGACTTTCTAACCACAGGTCCCTTTGTTTACAAGTTTGAAGAAGCAATTGCTGATTATGTTGGTGCCAAATATGCTGTTAGTTTCGCAAATGGAACGGCAGCATTACATGGCGCATGCTTTGCCGCAGGGATTACAGCAGGAGATGAAGTGATCACAACCCCCTTGACATTTGCAGCAAGTGCAAATTGTATTTTATATCAAGGTGGTACTCCTGTATTTGCTGATATCAATGAGAAAACATACAATATCGACCCAAAAGAAATTGAAAAATGTATCAGACCGAGAACAAAAGCAATCATCCCTGTTGATTTCACCGGGCAACCAGCCTGTTTGGACGAAATCGGCGAAATTGCTAAAAAACATAATTTAGTTGTAATCGAAGATGCTGCTCACGCTTTAGGCGCCACATACAGAGGTAAAAAAATAGGTTCCATCAGCGACATGACCATGTTTAGCTTTCATCCCGTCAAACATATTACAACGGGTGAAGGGGGAATGATTACTACTAACAACAAAGATTATTATGAAAAATTACTGCAGTTCCGTACTCATGGCATTACTCGTGATCCTGGTAAATTACTGAATAATCACGGTCCATGGTATTATGAAATGCAGTTTCTTGGCTTTAATTATCGGTTAACTGACATACAAGCTGCATTAGGGATAAGCCAATTACAAAAGATTGACCAATTTATTGAGAGAAGAACAAAATATGCCGCCATGTATACAGAAGCTTTTATTAATATCCCAGAAATTATCACTCCTTTTCAGGATTCGGATGGGGTGTCAAGCTGGCATCTTTATGTAATACAACTTGATTTAACGCGGCTGTCCACTGATAGAGCAGAAATCTATCGAACTTTACTGGACCATAATATTGGGGTTAATGTTCATTACCTGCCCATTCATCTTCTTCCATACTACAAGGAATTAGGCTTCAAGCATGGAGATTTACCAATTTCAGAGTTTCTATATGAGGCCATATTGACTCTCCCTTTATTTCCCCTTATGAATGAAACAGATGTAGAAGATGTAATTCGAGCTGTGAAAGAAACGATTACCCTTTATTCAAAAGGGGTGTAA
- a CDS encoding WbqC family protein: protein MKIAIMQPTYLPWAGYFHMMSNTDFFIFLDDVQFSKGSWQQRNKILLKDQAKYLTIPVLTGGEKQQLIKDVKTDLTKLWKKKHLLTLQQTYGKHPYFHEIKDLLNHFYQNDTLLLADFTMALTKEIAQLLGIRTNIRKSSELPVSGRKSEYLINVCHYLGAEVYLSARGSKDYIEQEGLFSKSNIKVEYHDYIPGQYTQKHHEGFISHLSIIDVLANLGIHKTREYILEGNN, encoded by the coding sequence ATGAAAATTGCCATTATGCAGCCAACCTATCTGCCATGGGCGGGGTACTTTCACATGATGTCCAATACAGATTTTTTTATTTTTCTTGACGATGTTCAATTTTCTAAAGGCTCCTGGCAGCAAAGGAATAAAATTTTACTCAAAGACCAAGCGAAATATCTAACCATCCCAGTATTAACTGGTGGAGAGAAGCAACAATTGATTAAGGATGTCAAAACAGACCTCACCAAGTTGTGGAAAAAAAAACACCTGCTAACGCTTCAGCAAACCTATGGAAAACACCCCTATTTTCATGAAATCAAAGACCTCCTTAACCATTTCTACCAAAATGATACGCTATTATTAGCCGATTTTACCATGGCCTTAACGAAGGAAATAGCCCAATTGCTTGGGATCCGCACAAATATCAGGAAGAGCAGTGAACTGCCGGTATCTGGCCGGAAGTCTGAGTATCTCATAAACGTTTGTCATTATTTAGGGGCAGAAGTCTATTTGAGTGCAAGAGGTTCCAAGGACTATATTGAACAAGAAGGGCTTTTTTCTAAAAGTAATATAAAGGTAGAATATCATGATTATATTCCTGGCCAGTACACTCAAAAACATCACGAGGGGTTTATCTCTCATTTATCCATTATCGATGTTCTTGCAAATCTAGGAATCCATAAGACCAGAGAATATATTTTGGAAGGGAATAATTGA